The genomic interval AACATGCTGAGTGCcttaagaatgaaataatatgtagccgggcgcagtggcttatgtctgtaaacccagcactttgggaggctgaggcaggtggatcacttaaggtcaggagttctagaccagccgggccaacatggtgaaatcccatctctcctaaaaatacaaaaattagctgggcatggtggtgcatgcctatagtcccagctactcaggaggctgaaacataagaatcacttgcaccctggagatggaggttgcagtgagctgagatcgtgacactgtactccagcctgggcgacagagtgagacactatctcaaaagaaaaaaaagaatgaaataatatgttCATGTTATGTTCATGTTATTCAAATGCAGAAGCAGCCTAGATAAGGAGAAATAACATGAACTGCAGATTTTGTAAGCTATTGCCAATGGCAACTCCAAATATCAACCCTCCCAATCATTCAGGCAAAGCTACTGCTCCCATATTCACAGTCTCACATACAGAGCCTCTTGGAAAACCTCCCCAAGTTGATTAGGAAATGGGGTATTCAGGAAAGGTGGCCAcacaaaaactgaaatatttctaGTACCTTTTTAAGTGAAGTCATGAGGTTTAGCTTCTCCAGCAACTTACCTGAATGACTTTTGTGCAAGATCATCAAAGGTTTCTCCCAGAAATGTATAGGGCTTGTGTCTGCATTTTGAAAGGCAGACTATTATCCTGAAGTTCTTTCACAGTGCTTATTAAAATACaactttatataacattttacagttttcagagTGGCTTAGTCATATAACTATACACTGGAACCTCTTTCCCAAAAAGCCTGTGAGGTTGATAGGCTAAAGGTTGTCCTCATTTTAgagacaagaaaattaaatgacttaTCCAAAGTATTGCAGAACCTAACAAGTAATAAATGGCAGAACTAAACAAGTACCCGAGTCAGTCTCCTGATACTTGATGCCTTTTCCTTCCCACCACACTGCTCCTGTCTCAGATGTCAAATATCCATCCAAGAAATCTGCTAAGTTTATAAAGAATGGCCTTTTATTTCAGGCTTTTCTTACATGTGTAAAATGTCAACAATTTTTCAAGAATGTTTTGGTACTCAAACAAGTTTCCATGGTTGTGTTTGAGCGGGGGAAAATTTCACTGTTAGTCCAAGGCAAAGCTCCTACGTCCAGGCTAACAATTTCACTACGTAGGTAGATCACTTCTCGTTATCTGTGAAAGAGTTACACAATACTGGAAGCTcaatataaaatttgattttaaatcgAATGTACTCTCAAAGTCCTCAGAAAGCAATGGAAGGTGAGGAAATTGAACATGTATATCCTTTCTGCCCAGTGTAGCCATAAGCTGGGACAAGACCTGACCTTGGGCAAACCTTCCTAGATGTCGTGGGTTCAAGTTAGAGTTTTTATTCCCGAATCCTACCTTTACCCTTCTCTTCAACACTTCCCACCAAGAAAACTATATGTGCAAGGAGCAAGAGTAGAATAGCAAGCAAAGTATTTATTAACACACGCTTGATCTGATAATTCAGCACAGGCTTGGTAACCTTGTTCTCCTCTTTCTGTTGTAGGGTTCTCTGGTTTAAAAAATAGATTGGAAAATGCAGCTTAAGCTACTCCCTTCACTCTGAATCTGAGAAGCTAAAGTCTTCAGAACAAATTTGGTCTGACCTAATCAACCAGCAGCAAGTAAAACCGACTATCTAGTCACAGATGTGTATGATTCTTTTCACTGTGATGACCTGGCTCACTGGTGAGCTGTGGCCCAACGACTGGCCTCAGACCAATGAGATTAGAAACTTCCATGCAGGAAGATCAAAGGTGCCTGAAATTGCAGATGAAAGTATTTTATCTCCAGCATGGACCAAGGCTGAAGCATGGAGAGAGGGTTAAAAACGTTTGGCTTCCCTAACATTAGAGAGGGAGCACACATGCCATTCCACATATGTCTCTTGGGGAGAGGTTGATTTCAATGTTGGCTCACACTCTCGAGTTGCCATGGTGATGAGCGAGTAAAGAACAAGTGAGAGCAGGAAGAGAAATTCAGTGCCACCCAGAGATACAACACTCCAGAAGGAAGTAACAAGATTACCCTCTGAACAGAACCAAGCTTGCCAGTGTCGCATGGGGGCTAAGGAGAGGGGGTGTGGGCTCTATGATTTGTTATCTCAGCAGTGCTCATTTTGTCACCAGTGTGTTAGAATGAGAAAACACAGTCACTGCTACTGAAACCCGCATTCTCTGCCCCCAAAGTCATATCAAATGACACTGATAGCTTTGAGTTATTATCGGACTGCTTCTCTCAGTGCCTACAAACAGATGCTGCCATCAGGACCCATGCTGATGACACATATCAACACTTCCCAATCTTTGTGCTGACTAGGGACAAGGCTGCCCTTCTGAGACCCTGATGGTTATGTCCAACACAAAATGAGTGGCGAAGTCAAGTTGGCTGTGAGTACAGGACAGCAGCTAATTCTTCAGCAGTGCATGCAGCTTGGCTGAGAAGATAATTTCAGCTCTCTGCAAACCCATCATGTAACATTTAATTGTATTCTTGGCATGTTTTGGAGATGTGGCTGTCTTGGGTCACCACTCCTGGCAACATGGTGCCACTTCTTTTAGGTGAAGAATCATAGTTTGATAGTTTTCTGGAGATACAACCTTGGCCTCAGTAGAAGTGAGAAATTGGTGTCAAAGTGTAGTGGTGTGGCCTTCAAAAGTAAGCTGTGTCCTGGGTTACAGGTGCTTCATATTTAGAGCTCAAGGCCCTGGACGATTGCAAGTGTTGGTAGAAAGCACTGGACTCAACATcaagattctggatgttagtcctgACTCCTGCACTCACTTGCTGTGcaaccttgagcaagtcatttctTTCTCATCATCGTCAATTTCCTCATTGAAAAAATGTTACCGGccacggttgctcatgcctgtaatcatctttggaaggctgaagtagaaggactgcttgagcccaagagttcaagaccagcctggacaacaaaatgagacccctgtctcaataaataaaaacataaataaataaataaatcagccaggcacgatggcacatgactgtagtcctagttactcaggaggctgaggtggaagtattgcttgagcccaggagtttgaggctgcgatgagctacgattgcaccactacactccagcctgggtgacagggagaccctgtctctaaaacaaaatgaaaaaaaaaaaagaaaaaaaaaaacgagagtACTGGGAGTATGAAGAGATTCAAATGAGATCACAGAGGTAAAGTTGCTTTGAAACACAGCCTAGCACCTGTGTAAAACAAGCTTATTAACATTCCCAGAATATTGAAGGACAAAGATATGCAGTCCAAGATTCTTGAAAGTGTACATGGATAAAAGCAAGTGTCTTAGCCTATGTCTTGCCCATATCTTCAGGGGAGTGTGTTGACAGTACTTCCCTTGGAGCACTGGGGCCTAGTAGAGCTAGAGAGTGTATtcgtctgttctcatgctgctaatagagATGtatctaagactgggtaatttataaaggaaagaggttttctgtttgtttgtttgttttttcagatggagtctcactcttgtttcccagtctggagtgcagtggcacaatcttggctcactgcaacctccatctcccgggatcaaccaattctgcctcagcctccccagtagctgggattactggtgcctgccaccacacctagctaattttttaaatatatttttagtagagacggtgttttgccatattggccaggctcatctcaaactcctgacctcaggtgatccatacacctcggcctccccaagtgctgggattacaggcgtaagccaccactcctggcctggagttttaattgattcacagttctgcagggatgaggaggactcaggaaacttatgatcatggCGGAAAGAGAAGCAAACAAGTCTTTGTtgacatggcagcagcaagaagtgccaagcaaatgggggaaaagccccttataaaaccattagctcttctgaaaactcactatcacaagaacaggagCATGAGGTAACtgctccatgattcaattacctcccaccaggtccctcccatgacgtggggattatgggaactacaattcaatttgagatttgggtggggacacagccaaaccatatcaatgggaAAGGCAAGGGAAGTCAAAATGGTGATGACTATTATGAAAGCATGTgccaaaaaaaaacaattaatagATGTGTTTACATTCATATATACACCTATGCACTATATATAgtagtgtgtgtacatgtgtatataagtatatatgtatgtctctATCACATCTATAATGTGCCAAGCACTCTGCCAGCCCCttacatatgttctcatttaattctcccattAACCCTGTGAAAAtggtattattattcctattttatagatgaagaaactaaggcttagagacATTTTCTCATGGTCACTTAGCTAACAAGGAGTCGAGCCAATATTTGGACCCAAGTTTAGTTTTAACTCAAGAGTCTGTCCCCATAACCACCAGCCACAAAACAGTGCTTGCCATAATAGAATCCTCTGGGTGGATGAGCCCCCCTCATCCTGGGCCTAGTGCTGTAGGCTTGGAGCTCAGCCAGTAGAGGGCGCCGCCTGTGTTGCTTTTAGCGAACACGAGTTAAATAGCTATGGACGTACCTTGGGCGGAAGACTTCTAGAAGAACCCAGAGCCTGACTCCAGCTGCTTTGTGGTCTCTCCCTCAACCTCTTTTAATTCACACTTGGTCCTCAAGGTATCCCCAGTGATGAGGTTAACAATGCTTTTTTGTGACAGTTTACAAACTTCTTTTTCCCGTAGGCTGCAGGAGGCCAGGTGAGCTGCCTGCCCTAAGGGGCTTTCAGGGCTTCTCTGGAGGAataaggaggagggaaggagcctAGTAGTTAAGAGCCAGGACTCTGAAGCCACACTGTTCTGTTCAGCCCCAGATTCTCACTTACTGCCTGTGTCACTAACAAGTCACTCCACTTCTCTGAgtcccagtttctttctttctttcccgccccccccccagatggagtgttgctctattgcccaggctggagtgtaatggcacgatctcagctcattgcaacttttgcctcctgggctcaagtgactctcctgcctcagcctcctgcgtagctgggattacacatgcatgccaccactcccagctaatttttgtatttttagtagagacggggtttcaccatgttggtaggctggtctcgaactcctgacccagtgatccgcctgcctcagcctcccaaagtgttgggattacaggcttgagccactgctcccagccaagtCCCAGTTTATGTGTAAACATGAGGATGCCCCCTGCCACCACTGCCCAGTTCAGGATAAAGTGTGTGTggtgccaagcacagtgcctgggatAGCACAGGAGAACTCAGCAATTGGTAATTCCTCCCACTTTTCAGCCAGAGTGAGGCTTGCCCAGCCAAGGCCCATTCCACTCTGAGGCAGTGCAGCACTGAGGGGCAGGAACAGAATTCCCTCATTCCCGCTCACCTCTGGTAgccctgtgcccacagcccaggtGCTGTGAGAGCCTGCCACTGCCAGGCAGGAGGTCCCCAAACATTCCTCCTTCAGTGACACCTTTCAGAGGCCCTCAGTTTTTCCTGGCCCCTGGCCCAGAGTTCTTCATATCCTCTGACTTACTTCCCTGCAGCCAGAACTTAAACCTTTTCTCCCTTGCCCTCCCACAGATTTAATCCTCCAGCAAACCCTGTTGATTCCCCCTCCTGAAAGCACAGGGCTCTGGAGTGAGGCGGCGCTGaaccctggttctgccacttaccaTTAATGTAACTTGGAGCAATTGCTGTCATGTCTCAAATCTTGGGCCTGTCATTTATTAATTGTGTGAGCTTAAgattccttaacctctctgaacctcaggttccttatccataaaacaagaaaaataatagtgCTTGAGTTTTAGGGTTGccataaggattaaatgaggtaaaatGTGTAAAGAGCCTGACACTTAGAAGGTGCCACAGTTTAACAATAGTGTGATTTgaagcaagtttttaaaaaccactCTAAGCCTCGGTTTGCCCAACTGTACCCATCCTTCAAAGTTGTTATATTAAAGGAGTTAATCGATGTAAGGTTTGTAATAAGAATTCCAGAATTATCAGATGTTCTAACTCTTATCCTCCTAGGCATCCTGTTGTCTAGTCTCCTCTGGACGAAGAAAGCCCCTATCCCCCCCTCCCCGTGGCTGTCACCACCTCGTACCCACCCACCCTGCACTGTGCCTATATGGCTCTTAGTGGGCAGACAGTTCAGCTCCTCTCCTCTCCAGTCTCCTGTTGTAAACCGGTGACCTGACTGCACTGTTTTACCTGTCATGGCCTGGTGTTGGTTCCTGTATTTTTGACTTAAATCACCACTGACAAGGCTTGTAGCATCTTCCACACAGGCGCACAAACCCAGGCACAGAAACCCAGCTAACTCTTAGTTTTTTCATTCATAAGTGGGGATAATAATTAGACCTATCTCTAGGACTGTTGTGATTATAGTACCACACGAGGTGATGGGTGTAACGTCAGTAGCAAGTGCTGTGGCACCCACAGTCAGAGCACTCATTCTTTGTCGGCTTTCTGTATCTGGGTTTCTGTGTTTCCATGGAGGTTGTCACGAGGCTTGCCAGCTGGGGAATAAACCAAAAACACAGGAATCAACACCACGTTCCCGACAGGCCAAAACAGCGGATTCAGGTCCCCTAACAACTTTGTTTGGGGGGGAATTGGCCACCATTTTACAACAGGAGACTGGGGAGGAAAAGAGACAACATATCTGCCCACTAGGTGGGTCACGCAGGCACAGTTTCGAAGAGGGTGTGAGAGGTGGGGGTTTGTAACACCCACTGGGTAGACAGAGGGCTTTCCGTGCCCAGAGACAAAGGAGAATAGGTAACTATTGTAATGAGCATGTGCTGTGTGGGGCAAAGGTGTGACACAATAAAGAACTATAGAGGTTGTAGTGAAAGGGTCACAAGCAGAGAGCTGACCTTGACACTTGAGGGAAGTGGGCCCGTGAATTGAGCCAGCATGCAGCAGATAAGGCATTTGAACCCAGGTACATCTGcttccaaagcccatgctcttaatctttacaacaataagggctggcacatagtaagtgctcaataaatattgtttaatGAAGGACTTCTTAGTGCTGCCTCTTTCTGGAAAGTTTTATCCCTCCATTATTACTCACGCCCATCCTTCAAGGCCGAGCTCAAATGCAGCCTCACCTCAACAGATATGTCCTCTCACTGCTGCTACAAGTTGGGAGAAACAAGAGGAAATCAGTGTTAGGGTGGGGAAGTGCTGGCACACTAGGATGTGACagctgggtggagctggaggaagGACTCTAGAGTTTTGCACAGAGATTTTTGTCCTGAGTTTGTGCACTGGAGTTGAAGTTGTTACAAGGATTGGAAACACCCATAACAAAGTAACTCATGGTGAGCTCTGATTAGTCAGAACAGTGAATTCCAATCACTTAGCAACCACCTACGGGAGGAGGATTGGAAGCCATTTCAGGTCAGGGGACTGAGAGGACAGCGAGACAAAATGTCTGCCCAGTAAACAATAGCACGTGTGCAGTAAAGGGGGGGTGGGAAATGAGAAGAGCCCATTCCGAGTTAAGAATTACTGCTCCAAGGGTTTTAGGGTCTTTAAATCCCCGAGGATTTAGGGATTTGTAATTCTATGCTATATAATACCTTAAAACCAAGGATATTGGGATTCCAAGGATTTTAAATACCTATAACCTATGGTATAAGGATTCGAGCAATTTTTGAGCTATGAAATGCTGGGCGCTTAGGACCTAAAACAAGGATTTTAAACAGAGCACTGGGCATTTTAAAGTACTAATTAATCTCCCTTCTACTTCAAATCAATCCTGGTTTAACCCTCGGAACAGTGGTTTCCAAATTATGTTTCCCACAATCTAGGGATCCCTTAAAGTACCTCACAGAAAGGGGGTGGAGACAGTTACTTTACCAGAGAGAAGACACCAGGGTAGGAATTCTGGGCCCCCCATTATGGCTTTCACCAGGGTTGctccattttaatttgatttatatCTTGGGCTTCTGCATTCAATTCAAAAGAAAGGTTTTCCTATTAAAGCacaaaaaatacatttgcaaACCTCTGGCCTTGGAAAAAGGGAGCCGAAATCTGTGGGCTACCATTTGAATGTAGACAGTGGTCCAGGGAGTCACACTTGGCCTCTGTTTTCAgtttactattaatattattattgtttgtgGTTTTTTAAGTTCATTTTGGAATAAACACTACAAAGGTGCTTTTACCTGTAAACCATCAAATGGTACCAAGAAGATCAAGTGGTGATAACTGACAAATCAGTTATTAGTTGAGTAAATCATCATTAACCGACTCTGGCCTATAAGATCATTTCCGTTATAAAATCAGTAATAGCAGCTACTAAGACTACTATTACTATGACAACTACCATTTATTAAGGGCTTGTACTATGTGCCAGGGGCCATGCTAAGtagtttacatatattatctcatttaatccttacaataactCCAAGAGGAAATActattagcctcattttacaaatgaggagactGAGACTCAGAGCAGATAAGTAATTGGCCCAAGGTCATACTGCTAGCACATGGTAGACTCCACTTTACTTACAAACAGAAACAGAATGGACTAAAAGAATTAATGTAGTCAAAGGTCAACTGCCTGGAAGCCTTAATTAAGGAACAAGGCTAAATTTTGACCAATAGATGGCACCAGTGTGTGAGTTTGGTGGTCTACTCAAGGTTGCATCCAATGTAGGGAAGTCCCAGCTAGGGCTCTGAACAGAAGCAGCCGGTCTCATGttgagggaggaggaaaagaaggatggTCATCGTTTTGCTCCTGAATGAGATGACATTACTCTCTCCCCTTTGTAGCTAAACCCGGAAGCTAGCAAGTGGGGGAACAATGGTGGTTCCACCAAGAGCTATTTTAAGAAGACTTGAGAATCTTTTCTCTTTCAGCATTTTCTGAGCACCTCCtttgtgccaggcagtgttctgTACAATGAAATCATATGGGACTAGCAAATACAGCCCCTGGTTACTGCACAGGAAAGAAGGTAAATGCTATGTTAGGGGAAGCTCTGGATGAGTGGAGGCTTCCAACCTGGTGCCTTAGGGGTCTGGGGAGGCTTCCTGTAGCAGGGGTATCTCAGCTGGTTCTGTTGGATGAATGAGGGTTTATGAGGCATGCAAAAGTAGAAAGGCATTCCAGACAGGGTTAAGGACACAGAGTGTTAGAAACCAAGCCACATTCAAGGAGAGGCAGCGTAAACTTCAAGAGTTGAGAGATGAGTCTCAAGAGACAGGCAAAACCCAGACAACTGAAAGGCCTAGAATATCAAGTTAAGTACTTGATTTGTGACTATataccattgtgtgtgtgtgttttgtgtgtgtgtgtgtgtgtgttttgtgtgtgtgtgtgtgtgtgttgtgaacatatatatttttctgaatagaGAAGCCACTGGTTCTCAAGGGGATttgtgacaaaaagaaaaagataagtttAACAGTGTTGGCAAAGGTATGATGTGTTCTTATCTGGTGGTCAATGTGGAGGGTGAATTGCAAAGGGGCAACTGGAGgcaaaaaaaaatagtcaaagaaTAATTGAAGCAGGGGTAAGCATGAGGGTCTGAGCTGTGGTAAATACAAAGGGAATTGAGGGGAAAAAATGGCTAGGACCTAGTAGCCCTCCTCCCCACATGCACACAGCCATCTCTGAGACTCAAATGAGGCTGTACCTGTCACGTTTTGCCCTGTAACCTCCATCCCTACTCCCAACTTTCAAGCTGCATTTTGGGAGTCTTTTTGTTCCCTTTCCAAGATGTCCTTGAAGTTTAATCAAGTCggattttacaaattgaaggagGAGGCCTGGCCCCATGCTGGGTCCCCAGCCCTACATTCCCATGAAGAAAAACTTATCAACTGATCTCAGGTAGGGACAGCAATGAATTGGCCTTAAGCTGGTCTCTGACCCTCTGCCCATGGCTTCACAACATGGGCAGAGTTCAGTTAAGAAATCAGCACagttccaagaaaaataaaaacaccatcaagtttatttttctcctgattCATCTCATGCCAACACACAGACTTCAATGGATAGCAGGCAAAATAGGGGGCATCTCCAGAGCAATCCGATTCTCTACACGCCCCCTTCCCTTCCTGTAAGACTCATCAAAAAGGCACCCTAACCTTGCATGGATCTGCAGTTGGTATTCCTGGGGGTGAAGCCAGAAGTCAGGCTTTCCACAGAGAGATGGGACTACACGGCCACCTGGGAAGGCTGGGGAGTCAAAGGGCCTGAGGAGTAACGACTTCCCTCTGCAAGGGCGTGTCCTGTCCTGCTCTGCTTCCTGGGGCTTCAGCAAGCCTGCCTTTTTCTAGAGCTCCTAGAACCCTCCCATTGTCAACACAACAGCAGCCTAGATAATGAGATGCCAGAGGTCTGGGCTCACAAGGCAGTGAGGTAAGCCAGGGTGAGCTGGGCAGCTAGAGGACCCAATTGTCAGTCCAGAAATCTCTATCTGCTGGACTAACTAATACTCCTGGTTAATTGAAGTCTGTGGAAACTTGCCTGACAAACAACCCCAATCAGACTCTGGCTGCCTCCATTTGGATAGGCCAGGGGTGGGGAAGAGGAATGAGCTGTGGCGCTGCAAGATATGGACCCTGGAACCCTCACACACCCTTCTGGCTCCTTTTCATCATCCTCctacttctcctcctcttcttcatcctccttttcttcatcctcttcttcttcttcgcTGTCTGAGTCCTCATATAGGTTGATGGTTGCCTGGACAGGAAAGTTCTGCAATAAAGTCTCCCCAGCACTGTACAGATAGTCAAAGGAGTGAGATTTAGGCCAGAAGAGCCTGTGGACAGAGAAGAAACATGGCCCCTAACTTAGACAAGTCTCATATGTGCAGAAGGGCCAGTAGGGCCAATAAAGAAGCTGGCCTCTAAATCCCTTCTCTTCGCTTCAAAAATGAGgtcagagggaaaggaagaaagagagcttTGTAACAGAACCTTCTGCATTGCTACAAAATGGCCCCACACAGGAAGATAACCCCCTGTGGGCCTGTAGTGGTGGGTGGGGGACCCAGTCACAGCATCTGTCAATTGTGGCTCTGACCACACCCCCTATCTACCCCAGCAGGCTTCTAGCCAAGAATTTTCCAGCCCTGTGGTCCCCATATCCTTCTACTGAGGATTATTTCACTGACCCATCCATGGGGGATCATTCTTGGGTGTCATTGATATTGCCTCCAGGAAAGACAGCCTTGGCCAAGTCCCTTAAACTCTCTGGGCTCCAGTTTCTCTTCTATGAAACAGTGATCATAAACCAGCAGTCCCTCCCTTCTCCTGCTTCACAAGACTTTTTTGAAGACTCAAAGAGCTAATGGATCTATGTCAAGTTTGGAGCTTGGTGCCAGAAGCTTACCTGACAGGGTGATGGAACTTGGATTCAGCCTTGGTGACCTCAGCAGCTGTTGTCCCACTAGCAGCCTGTCCAAAGCAAGAGCTAGCATGTGGTTCAAAGTACATGGCTAGATAACTTGCTCCTCTGTACCAGAGGTCAGAAAGCTGCGGGTAAGATGATCTAGAAAAGACCTTAGACATCTCTGGGACCCAGCGACCCCCTACACCCACCCCTCAACAAGGGGTCTCTCTTGGTTCTGTTTGAAAAACAGGTAAACAGAGTCCTGGGTGTTGTTTGCTTCCTTGCCTCTGTTCCAACACCTGTTTGGAGGCTGTCCAGGGGACAGAGTTCTACTAGAGCAGCAAAGATTCAGGGAGATGGTTGCGGGTGGGAGAACACTGGAGCAAGGTACCAGGAGACCAGGCCTCGAGCACCAGCACTGCCTCACAGTGGCTGTGGGGCCTGCTCAGATCCCTGGCCCACTCTGAACCGTGGCCTCCTCATCTTTCCAATTGCCACAGAAAACTTGGATCTGCTCTCTGTTGAAATCAAATATTGGCAAAACTGTGAGGATGCTATCTCAAATCTATAGCCCAGGACTGAGGTCAGGGGCATCTCTGGGAAGTGACATGGTCAGTGTGAATGCATGTGGCTGCATGTGAACATGCGTCACAAGGGCTCAAACTCACCAAATCCACCAGCTTCCTCATCTGCTTTAGGGAGTCATTTGTGGAGGACAGCCAGGGCCTCCAGAGACAAGCTCCTCTGGGACAAGAGGAGAGATCAATCGGTAGAGGAAGAGACTGAAATATGGGCTCCCTGAGATAACAAGAGGCCTCCCAAAAGCTTGGCTCAGGTGCCATctgctccaggaagcctttcctaAGGCTCCTGAGCCCGGGCCAGGACAGATGCCCCTCCTCTCGGCTTCAGTAATGTTATTATTTCTCTTATCATGCTGTTTTATAATTGTCTATTTACTTGTCTTTGGGCTTCTTAAGCTCAAAGACATGTTCAATCATATCTGATTCCTCAACACCCAGCACAATGTCTGGTACACAGTAGCtgtttcagtaaatgtttgttgaaggcTGAATGTTTGGAGAAATGAATGGGGGTTAGGTGGAAAATATCTTGCCTCCTACTTCCTGCTCCAAGAAGTAGAGCTCAGAGTCTTACCATCTTCCTGGGCTTAGGAAAAGGACCAGAAATATTCCTGGGCCCAATGCGTCCCCACTGGACTTGCAGAGGTAGgaaaaaagcaaatggaaaatttgATGGCATGGTCAGGAAAAAGGCAATCTCCCAGTCAAGGGCCTCTTTAGACT from Callithrix jacchus isolate 240 chromosome X, calJac240_pri, whole genome shotgun sequence carries:
- the RIPPLY1 gene encoding protein ripply1, whose protein sequence is MDSPACAAFATPVPALALALASAPAQAPLALPGLLSPSPLLSSGQEVDKSERGACLWRPWLSSTNDSLKQMRKLVDLAASGTTAAEVTKAESKFHHPVRLFWPKSHSFDYLYSAGETLLQNFPVQATINLYEDSDSEEEEEDEEKEDEEEEEK